Genomic DNA from Salvelinus fontinalis isolate EN_2023a unplaced genomic scaffold, ASM2944872v1 scaffold_0150, whole genome shotgun sequence:
tAGTTGAGTGCcaactaaacatgtgagtctggaagggatcctaattgaatgaaatctaaacatgtgagtctggaaggggtcctaattgagtgccatctaaacatgtgagtctggaaggggtcctagttgagtgccatctaaacatgtgagtctggaagggtcctaattgagtgccatctaaacatgtgagtctagaagggtcctaattgagtgccatctaaacatgtgagtctagaaggggtcctaattgagtgccatctaaacatgtgagtctagaaggggtcctaattgagtgccatctaaacatgtgagtctggaagggatcctaattgaatgccatctaaacatgtgagtctggaaggggtcctaattgagtgccatctaaacatgtgagtctggaaggggtgctaattgagtgccatctaaacatgttagtctggaagggtcctaattgagtgccatctaaacatgtgagtctagaagggtcctaattgaatgaaatctaaacatgtgagtctagaaggggtcctaattgagtgccatctaaacatgtgagtctggaaggggtcctaattgagtgccatctaaacatgtgagtctggaaggggtcctaattgagtgccatctaaacatgtgagtctggaagggggtcctaattgaatgccatctaaacatgtgagtctggaaggggtcctaattgagtgccatctaaacatgtgagtctggaaggggtcctaattgagtgccatctaaacatgtgagtctggaagggtcctaattgaatgaaatctaaacatgtgagtctagaaggggtcctaattgagtgccatctaaacatgtgagtctggaaggggtcctaattgagtgccatctaaacatgtgagtctggaaggggtcctaattgagtgccatctaaacatgagagtctagaagggtcctaattgagtgccatctaaacatgtgagtctgaaacgatcctaattgaatgccatctaaacatgtgagtctgaaacgatcctaattgagtgccatctaaacatgtgagtctgaaacgatcctaattgaaagccatctaaacatgtgagtctggaagggtcctaattgagtgccatctaaacatgtgagtctggaagggtcctaattgagtgccatctaaacatgtgagtctagaaggggtcctaattgaataccatctaaacatgtgagtctagaagggatcctaattgaatgaaatctaaacatgtgagtctggaaggggtcctaattgagtgccatctaaacatgtgagtctagaaggggtcctaattgagtgccatctaaacatgttagtctggaagggtcctaattgagtgccatctaaacatgtgagtctagaagggtcctagttgagtgccatctaaacatgtgagtctggaaggggtcctaattgagtgccatctaaacatgtgagtctggaagggtcctaattgaatgaaatctaaacatgtgagtctagaaggggtcctaattgagtgccatctaaacatgtgagtctggaaggggtcctaattgagtgccatataaacatgtgagtctggaaggggtcctaattgagtgccatctaaacatgtgagtctggaagggggtcctaattgaatgccatctaaacatgtgagtctggaaggggtcctaattgagtgccatctaaacatgtgagtctagaaggggtcctaattgagtgccatctaaacatgtgagtctagaagggtcctaattgaatgccatctaaacatgtgagtctggaaggggtcctaattgagtgccatctaaacatgtgagtctagaaggggtcctaattgagtgccatctaaacatgtgagtctagaagggtcctaattgagtgccatctaaacatgtgagtctagaaggggtcctaattgagtgccatcttaacatgtgagtctagaagggtcctaattgagtgccatctaaacatgtgagtctagaagggtcctAGTTGAGTGCCAACTatacatgtgagtctggaagggatcctaattgaatgaaatctaaacatgtgagtctggaaggggtcctaattgagtgccatctaaacatgtgagtctggaagggtcctaattgaatgaaatctaaacatgtgagtctggaaggggtcctaattgagtgccatctaaacatgtgagtctggaagggtcctaattgagtgccatctaaacatgtgagtctggaaggggtcctaattgagtgccatctaaacatgtgagtctggaaggggtcctaattgagtgccatctaaacatgtgagtctggaaggggtcctaattgagtgccatctaaacatgtgagtctggaaggggtcctaattgagtgccatctaaacatgtgagtctggaaggggtcctaattgagtgccatctaaacatgtgagtctggaaggggtcctaattgagtgccatctaaacatgtgagtctggaaggggtcctaattgagtgccatctaaccatgtgagtctggaaggggtcctaattgaatgccatctaaacatgtgagtctagaaggggtcctaattgagtgccatctaaacatgtgagtctagaaggggtcctaattgagcgCCATCTGAACAGTCTGCCCGGCACTAAAGGCCCACAGCTTCAGCAGGAGGAGTTAAGCAGGCGATAGAAAGAAGCTGGAGAGGGGGAATACACCTCGAGGTTTACTGACCATGGCACCTCCGCCAGGTCCTTCTCTGAGCTGTCTGGATCTGTCCCGTCTCCTGACGTCCGGTCCTCTCTGGACAACGCCACAGCCTCAGGCTCCACACAGGGCCGTGGCTGGCCGCTGGGCTTTACGGAGGGACGACTGGGGGACGGGGGGGCGGGCGTGTCTAAAGGTCGTGGCGGGGGTAGAGTGGGGGCGTCTAAAGGCCGTGGCGGGGGTAGAGTGGGGGCGGGGCCATCTAAAGGCCGTGGTGGGGGTAGAGCGGGGGCGTCTGAAGGTCGTGGCGGGGGTAGAGTGGGGGTGTCTGAAGGCCGTGGAGGGGGTAGAGTGGGGGTGTCTGAAGGCCGTGGAGGGGGTAGAGTGGGGGTGTCTGAAGGCCGTGGAGGGGGTAGAGTGGGGGTGTCTGAAGGTCGTGGTGGGGGTAGAGTGGGGGTGTCTGAAGGCCGTGGAGGGGGTAGAGTGGGGGTGTCTGAAGGTCGTGGTGGGGGTAGAGTGGGGGTGTCTGAAGGCCGTGGCGGGGGTAGAGTGGGGGCGGGGCCATCTAAAGGCCGTGGTGGGGGTAGAGTGGGGGCGGGGCTATCTAAAGGCCGTGGTGGGGGTAGAGCGGGGGCGTCTGAAGGCCGTGGTGGGGGTAGAGTGGGGGTGTCTAAAGGCCGTGGCGGGGGTAGAGTGGGGGTGTCTGAAGGCCGTGGCGGGGGTAGAGTGGGGGCGTCTGAAGGTCGTGGCGGGGGTAGAGCGGGGGCGTCTGAAGGCCGTGGTGGGGGTAGAGTGGGGGTGTCTAAAGGCCGTGGCGGGGGTAGAGTGGGGGCGTCTGAAGGCCGTGGCGGGGGTAGAGTGGGGGTGTCTAAAGGCCGTGGTGGGGGTAGAGTGGGGGCGGGCGGTGATTCACACACTGTCGCTctgtcctctctggacagctCGCTCCACTGGCTCTGTAGACAGACCAGTACTTCATGACCAAcagctcctcagacagacagatagagcagTCTCCCTACCTGTACAGTCCCCCATGATGCTCTTGGATCCCTCCAGCTAGCTAGGTGTGTGGTTAGTGTTAGCGGTGTTACCTGTACAGAGCAGTCCCCCATGATGCTCTTGGCTCCCTCTAGCTAGCTAGGTGTGTGGTTAGTGTTAGCGGTGTTACCTGTACAGAGCAGTCCCCCATGATGCTCTTGGCTCCCTCTAGCTAGCTAGGTGTGTGGTTAGTGTTAGCGGTGTTACCTGTACAGAGCAGTCCCCCATGATGCTCTTGGCTCCCTCCAGCTAGCTAGGTGTGTGGTTAGTGTTAGCGGTGTTACCTGTGCAGAGCAGTCCCCCATGATGCTCTTGGCTCCCTCTAGCTAGCTAGGTGTGTGGTTAGTGTTAGCGGTGTTACCTGTACAGAGCAGTCCCCCATGATGCTCTTGGCTCCCTCCAGGACAGCCCTGTAGGAGAAACGTAGCTGGTCAGGAGTCTGGATCAGACCCATCCGGTACTCCCTCATGTCCAGCAGAACCCTCTGAATGTCCACTGACGACGGGTCCTTCCTCTTGTCCATctggacgggagagagagagaatgacttaACCTCCAACATCAGGGACAAGTGAAGACTGGCTGTTCAACATAATGCAGTGAATTTAGACTGGagacatagcccatctgtaaatagcccacccaactacctcatccccatattgttatatattttttgctcctttgcaccagaGTATctcgctaaattgtaattatttcacctctatggcctatttactgcCTTACCTCCCTGATCTTAATACAtttgtacacacactgtacatagacttttctattgtattatttgactgtacgtttgattatgtgtaactctgtgttgttgtttgtgtcgcactgctttgcttttatcttggtcaggtcgcagttgtaaatgagaacttgttctcaactggcctacctggttaaataaaggtgaaataataataaaaagaaaATACAGTTTGACCAGGAGCTGATGTGAAACACCAAGTAGTGAAGCCTTGTCCGAGACAGAATCTCCTGTGTCTGTAGCGGGAACCAGCCTAATGTCCAAGTACAGCCCCtgaacaggacgctagtctacttTCATACCAAGTAGTGAAGCCTTGTCCGAGACAGAATCTCCTGTGTCTGTAGCGGGAACCAGCCTAATGTCCAAGTACAGCCCCtgaacaggacgctagtctacttTCATACCAAGTAGTGAAGCCTTGTCCGAGACAGAATCTCCTGTGTCTGTAGCAGGAACCAGCTGAATGTCCAAGTACAGCCCCtgaacaggacgctagtctacttTCATACCAAGTAGTGAAGCCTTGTCCGAGACAGAATCTCCTGTGTCTGTAGCAGGAACCAGCCTAATGTCCAAGTACAGCCCCtgaacaggacactagtctacttTCATACCAAGTAGTGAAGCCTTGTCCGAGACAGAATCTCCTGTGTCTGTAGCAGGAACCAGCCTAATGTCCAAGTACAGCCCCtgaacaggacactagtctactctcataCCAAGTAGTGAAGCCTTGTCCGAGACAGAATCTCCTGTGTCTGTAGCAGGAACCAGACTAATGTCCAAGTACAGCCCCtgaacaggacactagtctacttTCATACCAAGTTGGGCATTCAATTACAATGTCAAAACAGGAAGTATTGATGTTACCAGGATGAGACACGTGTCAACCAATGAGAAGGTTCCCGAGCGTCCAATCCCAGCGCTGCAGTGGACCACGGCGGGCCCGTGCTCCGTCCCCAATGAGCCAGACTCCCGCACCTTGACCAGGAAGTTGAGGAAAGAGGCCGGGGATTCTGGGACGCCGAAGTCAGGCCAGGTGGTGTAGTGAAAAtggtatatctctctggttcCTCCTGTCTGGACAAAAAAGGCATGTGATTTAATTACAGTGACCGTGTTAACGTCCTCATGACACAGAGTCCGTGGAGAAGCAGAGCTCACCTCTGTGTTCCTCAGCTCCAACACTCGTATGATGTAGTAGGACTTGTCCTCTTCCTTCACGAGCGTCACAACGAACCCCGTGTCAGTGTAAGACAGCTGGTGTCCCTCAGCTGTAGGCCAGTACTGAGCACACTTCTCCTGTTGGGgggacaatacatcagtcagtctgtctctcagtgggacaatacatcagtcagtctgtccctcagtgggacaatacatcagtcagtctgtccctcAGCTGTAGTACTGAGGACACTTCTCCTGTTGGgggacaatacatcagtcagtctgtccctcAGCTGTAGTACTGAGGACACTTCTCCTGTTGGgggacaatacatcagtcagtctgTTCCTCAGCTGTAGTACTGAGGACACTTCTCCTGTTGGgggacaatacatcagtcagtctgtccctcagggggacaatacatcagtcagtctgtccctcagtgggacaatacatcagtcagtctgtccctcagggggacaatacatcagtcagtctgtctcagtgggacaatacatcagtcagtctgtccctcagggggacaatacatcagtcagtctgtccctcagtgggacaatacatcagtcagtctgtccctcagggggacaatacatcagtcagtctgtccctcAGCTGTAGTACTGAGCACACTTCTCCTGTTGGgggacaatacatcagtcagtctgTTCCTCAGCTGTAGTACTGAGGACACTTCTCCTGTTGGgggacaatacatcagtcagtctgtccctcagtgggacaatacatcagtcagtctgtccctcagtgggacaatacatcagtcagtctgtccctcagtggggacaatacatcagtcagtctgtccctcagtgggacaatacatcagtcagtctgtccctcagtgggacaatacatcagtcagtctgtccctcagtggggacaatacatcagtcagtctgtccctcAGCTGTAGTACTGAGGACACTTTTCCTGTTGGGGgggacaatacatcagtcagtctgtccctcagtgggacaatacatcagtcagtctgtctctcagggggacaatacatcagtcagtctgtccctcAGCTGTAGTACTGAGGACACTTCTCCTGTTGGgggacaatacatcagtcagtctgtccctcagtgggacaatacatcagtcagtctgtcccgcagtgggacaatacatcagtcagtctgtcccgcagggggacaatacatcagtcagtctgtcccgcagggggacaatacatcagtcagtctgtcccgcagggggacaatacatcagtcagtctgtcccgcagtgggacaatacatcagtcagtctgtcccgcagtgggacaatacatcagtcagtctgtccctcggtgggacaatacatcagtcagtctgtcccgcagtgggacaatacatcagtcagtctgtcccgcagggggacaatacatcagtcagtctgtcccgcagggggacaatacatcagtcagtctgtcccgcagggggacaatacatcagtcagtctgtcccgcagggggacaatacatcagtcagtctgtcccgcagtgggacaatacatcagtcagtctgtcccgcagtgggacaatacatcagtcagtctgtcccgcagtgggacaatacatcagtcagtctgtccctcggtgggacaatacatcagtcagtctgtcccgcagtgggacaatacatcagtcagtctgtccctcAGCTGTAGTACTGAGGACACTTCTCCTGTTGGGGGGGACAATACATCAGTTAGTCTGTCCCTCAGGgggacaatacatcagtcagtctgtccctcagtgggacaatacatcagtcagtctgtccctcAGCTGTAGTACTGAGGACACTTCTCCTGTTGGGGGGGACAAAacatcagtcagtctgtccctcagtgggacaatacatcagtcagtctgtccctcAGCTGTAGTACTGAGGACACTTCTCCTGTTGGgggacaatacatcagtcagtctgtcccgcagtgggacaatacatcagtcagtctgtccctcagtgggacaatacatcagtcagtctgtcccgcagggggacaatacatcagtcagtctgtcccgcagggggacaatacatcagtcagtctgtcccgcagggggacaatacatcagtcagtctgtcccgcagtgggacaatacatcagtcagtctgtccctcagtgggacaatacatcagtcagtctgtccctcggtgggacaatacatcagtcagtctgtcccgcagtgggacaatacatcagtcagtctgtctcagtgggacaatacatcagtcagtctgtccctcAGCTGTAGTACTGAGGACACTTCTCCTGTTGGGGGGGACAATACATCAGTTAGTCTGTCCCTCAGGgggacaatacatcagtcagtctgtccctcagtgggacaatacatcagtcagtctgtccctcAGCTGTAGTACTGAGGACACTTCTCCTGTTGGGGGGGACAAAacatcagtcagtctgtccctcagtgggacaatacatcagtcagtctgtccctcAGCTGTAGTACTGAGGACACTTCTCCTGTTGGgggacaatacatcagtcagtctgtcccgcagtgggacaatacatcagtcagtctgtccctcagtgggacaatacatcagtcagtctgtcccgcagtgggacaatacatcagtcagtctgtcccgcagtgggacaatacatcagtcagtctgtcccgcagtgggacaatacatcagtcagtctgtcccgcagtgggacaatacatcagtcagtctgtcccgcagtgggacaatacatcagtcagtctgtccctcAGCTGTAGTACTGAGGACACTTCTCCTGTTGGgggacaatacatcagtcagtctgTTCCTCAGCTGTAGTACTGAGGACACTTCTCCTGTTGGgggacaatacatcagtcagtctgTTCCTCAGCTGTAGTACTGAGCACACTTCTCCTGTTGGgggacaatacatcagtcagtctgtccctcAGCTGTAGTACTGAGCACACTTCTCCTGTTGGgggacaatacatcagtcagtctgtcccgcagtgggacaatacatcagtcagtctgtccctcagggggacaatacatcagtcagtctgtctctcagggggacaatacatcagtcagtctgTTCCTCAGCTGTAGTACTGAGCACACTTCTCCTGTTGGgggacaatacatcagtcagtctgtcccgcagtgggacaatacatcagtcagtctgtccctcagggggacaatacatcagtcagtctgtccctcAGGGGGACAATACATTAGTGATTAGCCCAACCTGAACACCTGATGGGATGGCTAACTAGCTCCTGCAGGTCCCTGGTCCATCTGTGCATGATGATCACAGTACCCTGGACAGagatacagtgatccctcgccacttcgcggttcacttatcgcggattcgctatttcgcggattttcataatgcatttttttattttttttggtgcattgtgctctgcattctgattcgctaaaaactcactcccgcttcttgtatcaaaacatgctacgaattgtgctatcattttgtcgtctcgtgcagttatgtgtacgtacataaaatcATCGCTTAGCAACCatcgcttagcaaccatggtgcgaatggccactgaacttaagcgagtagctgaggaatgggaccctttgatgagccgttcattacagttctccaacgtaatcgatggtggcatgtcggtgtacaaggatctttttgcaaagaagaaaaaagagcgacaacagctgcctatcactatgttcttctcccgaacaaacacacctgcaccgcgggcttcagaagaagagaacactgcagagcgcagtcaggatgcagcggcccagtctgaagagcagtgaaacggcctacacgtgagtcactgtatttgtatacatgtaatagttgctaattgtaaaaaaaaaaaaagttttctatttcgcggatttcacttatcgcgggtcattttcggaacgtaacccccgcgataaacgagggattactgtacaaTGAACCGCGGTGTGTTGGTCCATACTTGGTGTTGTGGCCTAGAGTGTGGTGTAAACCTAAAGCACAGGCTTGTCTGTCAGAGAGGGATGCCAACCCCTTCTCTAGGATTCTGTTCAGCATTATAACATtatgtaggctacttacagaccccttctctaggattctgttcagcattataacatgtaggctacttacagatcccttctctaggattctgttcagcattataacattatgtaggctacttacagaccccttctctaggattctgttcagcattataacatgtaggctacttacagaccccttctctaggattctgttcagcattataacatgtaggctacttacagatcccttctctaggattctgttcagcattataacatgtaggctacttacagaccccttctctaggattctgttcagcattataacatgtaggctacttacagaccccttctctaggattctgttcagcattataacatgtaggctacttacagatcccttctctaggattctgttcagcattataacattatgtaggctacttacagaccccttctctaggattctgttccgcattataacatgtaggctacttacagatcccttctctaggattctgttcagcattataacatgtaggctacttacagaccccttctctaggattctgttcagcattataacatgtaggctacttacagaccccttctctaggattctgttcagcattataacatgtaggctacttac
This window encodes:
- the LOC129843507 gene encoding tyrosine-protein phosphatase non-receptor type 2-like isoform X2 gives rise to the protein MDQQFEEIDSSGQWQNLYNEIRNQASDYSYKMAKLPENQNRNRYRDVSPYDHSRVKLEKSENDYINASLVMVEEAQRSYILSQGPLKNTCGHFWLMVWEQNSKAVIMLNRIVEKGSEKCAQYWPTAEGHQLSYTDTGFVVTLVKEEDKSYYIIRVLELRNTETGGTREIYHFHYTTWPDFGVPESPASFLNFLVKVRESGSLGTEHGPAVVHCSAGIGRSGTFSLVDTCLILMDKRKDPSSVDIQRVLLDMREYRMGLIQTPDQLRFSYRAVLEGAKSIMGDCSVQSQWSELSREDRATVCESPPAPTLPPPRPLDTPTLPPPRPSDAPTLPPPRPLDTPTLPPPRPSDAPALPPPRPSDAPTLPPPRPSDTPTLPPPRPLDTPTLPPPRPSDAPALPPPRPLDSPAPTLPPPRPLDGPAPTLPPPRPSDTPTPPRPLDGPAPTLPPPRPLDAPTLPPPRPLDTPAPPSPSRPSVKPSGQPRPCVEPEAVALSREDRTSGDGTDPDSSEKDLAEVPCLRKRRREERIACTAQKLHLMKQRLTDTERQRERWLYWRPILLTMGAGAAVALGLVLVWHFSQ